In Oryza glaberrima chromosome 8, OglaRS2, whole genome shotgun sequence, the following are encoded in one genomic region:
- the LOC127783099 gene encoding uncharacterized protein LOC127783099, with translation MAAAVLPSLLPTPPASKLPALLPTPPRSQMLPLLPTPCLIILPASFRAPSVSDPKPGRTDAVERWDARKKAGGSAASSSSSSSGSAVPCRADACERWDAHKNKKAGGSAASSSTSSRASGGSPGRADSCERWDAHKTPGSPASSTGSNGSACRSDSVERWDSSKRPLSRASSAERWDINKKPRPEEDYALCSGKSNSTSRTMKTTTSAQMISKPHTETVVKPPPALLPFAGPAAYFSAPDPSMLPVPTFLLARCR, from the coding sequence ATGGCGGCAGCGGTTCTCCCTTCGCTGCTCCCGACGCCGCCCGCGAGCAAGTTGCCGGCGCTGCTCCCGACCCCGCCGAGGAGCCAGATGCTGCCGCTGCTCCCGACGCCGtgcctcatcatcctccccgcCTCCTTCCGCGCGCCGTCGGTCTCCGATCCCAAGCCCGGCCGCACCGACGCCGTCGAGAGGTGGGACGCGCGCAAGAAAGCCGGCGGTtcggcagcgtcgtcgtcgtcatctagCTCCGGCAGCGCGGTCCCCTGCCGCGCCGACGCTTGCGAACGCTGGGACGCGCACAAGAACAAGAAAGCCGGCGGCTCGGcagcctcgtcgtcgacgtcgtcgagAGCCAGCGGCGGTAGCCCCGGGCGCGCCGACTCCTGCGAACGCTGGGACGCGCACAAGACACCCGGCAGCCCTGCGTCGTCGACCGGCAGCAACGGGAGCGCCTGCCGCTCCGACTCCGTCGAGCGCTGGGACAGCAGCAAGCGGCCGCTGAGCCGCGCGTCGTCGGCCGAGCGCTGGGACATCAACAAGAAGCCTCGCCCAGAGGAAGACTACGCTCTCTGCAGCGGGAAGAGCAACTCCACAAGCCGCacgatgaagacgacgacgagtgCGCAGATGATCAGCAAGCCTCACACGGAGACAGTGgtgaagccgccgccggcgctgctgcCGTTCGCTGGTCCTGCCGCCTACTTCTCTGCTCCGGACCCGAGCATGCTTCCCGTGCCCACCTTCTTGTTGGCTCGCTGTCGCTAG